The genomic stretch ACAGAACAACTCTGGGTTTCGGTAATCTTGTCTGACGTGCACACCTTCATCGGCGTTATATATCTCCCGCCCAACCGTGTCAATAAGCTCGCAGTCATAGAGAAACATATTAACTTACTTAATTCTCAGACAAATGCAACGGACAACATTATCGTTATCGGCGACTTCAAGCTTCGCAGTATTACATGGCAGTCAAATCCAGAAGGCTTTTTCTATCCCGAAGTCACCCGCTCTGGAAATAGCTTTACATCCGGATTTTTGTTGGATGCCCTCTGCACCGCTTGCCTTAGACAGCTAAACAGGGTTCTCGATAACAACGGTCGTTTGTTAGACTTCTGCATCGTGAGCGACGAACCGGGTACAAATTGTAGCGTAATGCGGGCCCCATGTTCGTTAGTAAAAGATTGTAGGCATCACCCACAACTACTATTATTAATGCGCGACAGTTAAAGCGTTTTCGTTTATGCTAGCGCGAAGCAGTTTATTATGACTTTAGCAAAGCCGATTATGAAGAGTTGAACTCCTTTCTCATGGGAGTTGCCTGGGACGAGTTTATTCGAGATCATGTTGTCAACCTAGCCGTTTCTACTCTCTGTAACGTGCTACTGTATGCCATTGATCAGTTTGTTCCGAAGAAGTTTACAAAAGAGTGCGACGTGAAGAGCGCGCAATCTTATAGCTAATACTCAGCACAGAAGTATCAACAAACAGTTGTTCCATGCACACCTTAATCATTTGCAACGTGATCTGAGACGGAAGCCGAAGGGATTTTGGCGCTATGTTAGTATTCAGAGGAAGGAAACTGGTCTTCCTACGAGTATGCGTAATGGCAATCGCGAGGCTCCTACCATGGAAGAAATAGCCTCTCTTTTTCACGAACAATTTAGCAGCGTTTTCCTGAAGCCGGTCAGCTCCGTAGCTATCACCAGCGCTACTGCGAATGTTCCTTTTTTACCAGATATTGGTCCTCACCTCTCGATAACTAGGGGTGATATTATTACAGCAGCCaaacgtttgaaatttttttccagtGTTGGCCCAGATGTTGTTCCAGCCGTTGCACATAGGGGTATTTGTGTGcaaaagttgtaaaaaattgcaaaacctaaaattattattgaaccaTCATAATCAATACCACTAGACTCATAGATAGTGGGGGTATCCCATGGCAACTATTTCGcttcaatttgttttgttcttgGCTCACAACAGCTGTCAAATTACAAGGCGAAAGCAAAGCAGATTTTGAATACGGAATTTTGTGATATTTTCGGTGGAATTCATAATATTGGTGATTTTAGTTGACCTGTTTCAAATATGGAtcttcaaatgaaaggtatgcattaagttttgaacattttagatGGAGGGTTTGATGAGTTGTTTACTGTTTTTCTTTGCATTGCCAGTTTTGGAAATTTTACCTCCCGAATTGAGcttcgaaattgtttttttttttttttttcaatgttctggaTGTTTCTGTGCGCAAACGAACTCATTTTTAAGTAGATATGGGCGTCCTTTAACACGTCCCGAAAAATAAACTTGCGCATGTTTGCGCATTTATGATATATCATGACTTTATATGTACAATCCTATgcaatgtttttttaatttataatttttttttcaaattgcgacGTGTTTTCAGAcactgaaaaaatctttcagaaGAATCTTCTTTGGAAATGGCTCCAAGAATCCTCTGCCACATCGTGGATtaaaaaatttgagtttttgGAGGCGGAGTTATTCCGAATAATGAAATGTTCATTAAAATCGCGGAAGATGCTTAAACAGCGAATGAGTATTTTTAAAGCAGATTTCATGCGCAGGTGGACAGCATCTAATCGTCACAAAATATGTTTCTCTACAATTAATGCGAAATGGTTAGGTGGATGTGTGAGCTTCCCAGCTTGCAAAGGAATTTTTAAAGTCGGTCGTCcggtgaaaaattttgaaaacttgaGTAATAGAAGTAAGCGCAACAAGACAAAGGAACTGAGAGACAACGTTTTCCCAGACGAATTAGTTTTCGCCACCCATATGAGTCAACGAGCCATCGGAAATGTCTACGTTATAAAAGAAATAGCTAAGGATCCATCAAAAGCTTTAGATGTACGAAGTACAATATCTTCCTGCAAACCCGACGAAGTTCAAAAACATTCACCCGAACAAGCATTGGCTATTCTTGTCGAAGCTAACCTCAGTAGAAGGCAGTGGAATGTTATACAGAgtgcaaataaaaatgtaaacccGTGTTATTCCATTCTGCAGAAGACAAAAGCTGAATGTTACCCAAAAAAAAATAGCGTCACGGAAACAAGCGCTGAAATACGTCTTCAATCTTTACTTGACCATACTACTTTAAGATTATGCAAATATTTGGATGAAGTATTAAGGCAGGTTAATTCTGAAGAATTGAAATATTTAGAGCTTTATTCGAAGTGGGGATGTGACGGTTCACAACAAGCTGAGTATAAGCAAAAATTTATAAACATGGAAGCCAACGATTGCAGTATCTTTCAAAGCTCCTTTGTACCGCTAAGGCTCACAAGCACTTTTAACGgaaattcaacaattttgtgGCGAAACCCTGTACCTTCATCGCCTAGATATTGCAGACCAATTAGAATTAGGTTCGTGCGCGAAAGTACTGACATCACAAAATCAGAAATCAAATATATAGAAGATCAAGCGAAAATGTTGAATCAAACTAAATTATACACATCATATGGAAATTCAGTGTCCGTTACACATGTGTTAATGCCCACTATGCTCGATGCCAAGGTGTGTAACGCTGCCACTAACACCACATCGACTATGAAATACTATATTTGTAACGAAACGTCCAAACATTTCAATAATCTaacgataacaaaattgaatccgGAAACTTTTAGATTTGGTCTTTCGACACTCCATGCGAGAATTAGTTGCTTCGAAACCCTGTTACATGTTGCATACAAACTACCAATTAAGAAATGGCAAGCCCGTACTAACCTGGAGAAACAAACTGTTTCTGCAACAAACAAACGATGGGAACACACCGCGCAGATTCTTTGGTGACCCTGTAAAGGCTTCGCAAATAACAGGAATCAATGTTGatttaattaataaaataaaagttaTACTGGAAGCTGTTTCAAGTGGATACAGTATTGACCCggaaaaattttcattgctcGCTTTACAGACAGCTAAGCTTTATGTGCAACATTATGGATGGTACCCTATGACGCCAACTTTGCACAAAATTTGCATGCATGCAATTCTACCAATTGGACAGCTTTCAGAAGAAGCAGCTGAAGCAAGTAACAAATACTTCCGCAAATACAGACAAAACTTTGCGAGAAAAACATCGAGAGTAGAATGTAATCATGATGTAATTAATAGGTTGTAATTAAGTTCCGATCAATTTCTTACGAGTTTGCGAAAAATGCCAAGAAAAACATCCTCGCAATTTCGTCCAGACTTTAAGTCTCTCGGTTCCATAACAAGTGAATTGCTCTGAAGATGTCGTTGTAACATTTGAGCACGATTTTGATGATGAGTTCGATGAATAAACGTTTTTCTATATTACTTCGTTTAACTGTATAAAAATGaaatatgaagaaaaataaatttccagCTAAATCTGTTTCTGGGCAATCGTTTATTTTTGTGCAGTCTGTATCAAAGGCGTCAGCATTAAAGCAAACCCTCAGTGCTACATTCTGATTTGGAtcttgatcttctgtttatttttattaatcatTACTTCGTGATCAACTGTTTGGTGTACAGGTAAATTGCGAGGCTAGTGCTACAATTCTATTGACGCTAACAGCCTCTCTCGAGCCGATGTATATATGATTTTGAATAATCTATATAAGAAAAGTTATTTATCACTGATACGTAGATATTATTTGTCTTTCAACTGTGATTTTCATATTGAAGACATAAGAACTgctaaatataaaaatttaaatgttaTTGCGCCTGAAAATAATTGTTTCCAACTTTTCACTTGAAATACCCCTATGTGGCGTTGTCCTAAAAAACTACATCTATGCTCTTGCATCCCTGTTAGCAGTGATTTTCAATTCCTCGCTTACTCATGGTGTCTTCCCAAGCTGCTggaaaaactcttttgtctTCCCGGTTCACGAAAAAGGATGTAAGCGTACCGTTTCCAACTATCGAGAAATTACCACCTTGTGTGCTTCGTCAAAGCTTTTCGAGCTGATTGTTCTGAGCTTTTTGACACAGAAATGCCCGCAGTATATTTCGTCAGACCAGCACTTCGTATCATTCACTTCGTTCATCGTACGGCATATGGAAAAAGGGTCGCAGGTAGATGCAATTTACACAGATCTTTCTGCTGCATTCGACAAAATAGATCATGAAATTGCTTTAACTAAATTTGAAAGATTAAGCATTGACGGTAGTCTTCTTTCTTGGCTGCGCTCGTACCTGACTAAcaggaacacttctgttaaaATAGGTGATCATGTTTCGTTCCCATTCCAAGTGAAATCCGGCGTTCCACAAGGCAGTCATCTCGGACCATTCGGACCATTCTTGTTTCTGTTGTACATGAACGATGTAAACCACGCCCTGAAATGTCCAAAAAATCTTACGCTGATGATCTGAAACTTTactatgttattgaaaaaccaAGTGATGCCCTCTTTCTGCAAAATGAACTAAACGTCTTTGCGGCATGGTGCAAGACGAATCGAATGGTCCTCAATGCTCCCAAATGCTCTGTGATATCCTTTGGGCGTTAGCGACAGCTTGCCTTTACCGACTACGTCTCAAGCGGCACTGTTATGAAACGCGAGAGCACCGTGAAAGACCTGGGAGTACTTCTTGATTCTTCACTGACGTTCGAAAATCAAGTGTCATACGTGGTTTCGAAAGCATCATCTCAGTTAGGATTCATCTTCCGATTTGGCAAATACTTCCAGGACGTGTACTGCTTGACGGCTCTATATCGTGCTTTAGTACGGTCAACGCTCGAGTACTCAGCCATCGTATGGGCGCCATATTATCAAAAAGGAATCAATAGAATCGAGGCGGTCCAACGAAAGTTCGTACGTTTTGCGCTGCGTCATTTGCTGTGGCGTGATCGGAATAACCTTTTCAGATAAACTAAGCGCTGCAGGTTAATACATCTGGAGGCTCTCAACGTCAGAAGAGATGTCGCTAAAGCTTGCTTTATCAGTGACTTGCCATCTTCTAATATAGATTGCCCCGAGCTTCTCAGTCGTCTGGACGTAAACACCCGTAGACGTGCTCTTCGGTCCCATACGTTTCTTAGCAAGGCAGATCCAGGACGAACTACGGGATGCACGAACCGATGGAATGTATGAGTCGCGTATTCGACAATTGTTTTGAATGTTTCGATTTTAGTTTGTATAGACGTGTAATAAGAAATAACTTTTTGAGAGTGTTGTCTGTTCAATTTAGTCCTTACTTGTTAATCTTAGTTTTAGTCATTGGGGTCGTGTCTACCTGTTGACTgtacaaacaaataaataaaaataaaaataaaccctTTTTATTCTAAGCAACGCTAGGTATGTTCAATAAGTggtcaataatataaaatatgtgATAACCCTTTCTGACGGGCCCATATAATTGCGGAAGTAGAAAATGACtaaaccctttataaggccgtGGAAATCGCGCTAGGAACCGACAGTTTcagtaaaacataaataaaatgtaaaaattattcCCAAATTAACATTGCACACTTCTAGCAGTTTGAGAAAACTTGGAGTATTGTAATATATCCTTGGAAGTCCGTGTTTAAGCAAAATGTATAAACAATGTTCTTggtgcagcaaaaaaaaattgttttcgtaggtggcaatatagttgccactgccatATAAAGGGTTAAACAAAACCTCCTCTCTCGCTTTTTTAacgtcctattcattgtttCATTGCTCATAACGccagtgtcaacatcgcagctgctacagaaaattgaaaaccgaagcaagcaagtgttttaaGACTCtaatacactctttgaccatgtgtcaaatatttgtctctttttgacagataaaaatttggccAAAGAtaattgagccgttgcggaacagagtggtctaaagaccacttttttttcaaacaaacagaaatggccattctgtttcggaacagagtggtctatgtacataaatcggtgtaatactaacatgtaacacgtaacatgtagcatattacatgtgataagtaacatgtcactggttctgtacatgtcacacgtaatgtaacacgaaaaatgtaacctGTAAAacattatgtaatatgtaacatgttgtgttacatgtaatgttacacgtgacatgctatatgtatcatataacatgtggcACTAGCCATTTTACAcgagttaccgtcattttcattgtcatttaccaggtttaggtacatagaccactctgttccgaaacgattcgaggattccagtgaatatatatatgaagtcagagtggtctatgtacattggtgagataaaatcaccatttcgcaaagaaactgttagttttatgtatcccaaagttaaaccacttcataacctttatactagaacattttgtttgaaagaatccgttgaacagaattttattcagagatttttcgaaaattgcttctcctgaacaatttgctcgatggcacatagaccattctgttccgcaacggttcaactgtttgtcactctccattttttacatggggcaaacaacaaccatgatgtcaaataaatttaaccaTTAGGGTAAATGTACCAATAGTGGCGCAAATAGTAGCTACTTCTGAGAAATTTTAACGAATCCAATTGAGACTCAAGTCACTTTGGATGTATGAACATATGAtttgatagacaatttagttgtttTGCTGATAAATAATTCGTTGTGCATTTTTAAAActaatgaatttgaaaaaaatcaacaattgtTATCATAGCTTTTGTACCTTTAGTGGAGGTACTGTTCCTATAATGGTGGTACCATGTACCTATAGTGGAGGTAgttttaaaaacttgaaatttctATAAATGAAATGGATGAAGATTGTacattttgaagtttgttgaaCAGTTACAAGTTTAGGAAACAAAAAACGAtgagtttaaaataaatatggaaatcaatgtgaatattttattacacAAAAAATGGGACATACGTCCGTCACTTTCTATATAATCTACAGTCCACTGTCTATAACTCTGCTGAACATTTTATTTAGAATTGTGAATGAAACTAAAAAGAATCTGTGAAATTTTGGTAATATTATAATAGGTTGAGTTTAGATATAATTCAAACTAGAAAATCGAGTTGACTggattcattttcattttcgctcATTTTCTAtgcaattgaaatttaatgaaaataagGGATTTATTAACCAGTAACCATGGAGCATTTCAAATGCATTGAATACAAAGTCAATGTATTCAAAAGATAGCTTATATTAAAAGTCAGTTAAaatgatataacaaaaaaaataacctgaAAAAATTCATCAGACGACAATTATCTCTGATGTTTTAGCTTCAGTGCCTCGAGTGACTCgatcttttgctttttttctcgaTTATTTTCCATTAACTTCTTACgttttttctcctctctctcCTTTTTCGTAGTTcagcttttttctgttttttttttcgaagttctTCTCTTTTATTCTTACGATGCTCAGCTTCCTCTTGTTTTCGCTcccgaatttttgttttttctttcttcagttgttctttttttatttaagcAAGCTCTCTTTCCTCTACTCTGGCTTTTTTCCTGGCtgcatcattttctttttcttgttcaAGTCGTCGGATTTCTTCAAGCCGCTCTGAGGCCGTCAGTACCGGGTGGAATTTTCTTTTATAATTCCTGTGAATGTTGCTCCGACGAGGAGTGGGCGGAGTTTGAAGCAATTCGGTTATGCTTATTTTACGGCTCGGAATGTTGTGTCCAGTCTTCTCTTTCATGACACTGAGTGGAATACTGTCATCTGATATGAAACTATTGTTACCTACCTCCTCATTAAATGTTGGATTATCCTCTGGAGAGATATGTAGTCACTTGACACAGTCATCTCTGGAGTCGTACTGCTCAATAACTGCGAATCAATAGGCATCAACAGCATTTCATATAGCTGCCGGATGATTTCTCCTCCTGCAGATAAGACAGAACCGCTACTAAAGCTGTTAATGCGCTCCCTACCAATGCAATCTATAGCAGTTTTGATTATTGAAGTTGGAATGATAACCGAATCTTCAATAATTACATCTTGtccttttttttcctcattCAATTCAGGATTGACCTCTACTGAATTGAAGGTGGAAAGTTCCTTGTCTGTTTCTTGAGCTACTGGTTTATTAGGGTTTTCGCTAGTTGACTTGTCGTAATCCACATTTTCAGGACCAAAAGAGAATAATCCGCAAACTCTGAACCCGTTCTTAACACTGGCCGTTTTGATTCCTTTGTTCATAGCCTTTTGCAGTACGTCAGGAAAGTGTTTCAGCAGTATATTTTCACCTCCATTTTCCAGCCGCCACTCCGATACGGCAGTCTTCCAGGCACTTTTCAATGGTTTAAAAATGGCGACGTCTGCTGGCTGAGTTATTCTCGTAGTGTTTGGATATAAAGCAATCAGCACAATACCCAAATCCAAGCACAGATCGGCCACCTCCGCAGTCGTGTGTGAAGAGTGACCATCCACGAAATACAGCACTGGGAACTGCACTTTTTTACTTTGAAGATGAGGGTAGAAAACGTTCCTGACGTATAGCATAAAGTTGGCGGTATCCATCCACCCCTTTGCACTTTTGCTAATACCCCACTCTCCGGGGAACTTCTGCAATACTTCCACAGAAAGGGGCTGCATAGGAATAAcaactactggaggtacaactgATCCGTGTGCTCCGAAGGTAAACATTACTGTTATGTTTTTGTGCCCGTCTGCATGCTCGCATTCATACACATTCTTATTGCCACGGCTAGCTAGCACGGCTTTAGTTTGTGGGTGTAGGTAGAATGACGTTTCATCGCCGTTGTATATGCGGGTTGCATCCGATGCGGCTGACATAAGGTTGTCTTCCTCGAGATATGATGCTACGTTCGTGAACCATCCGCGAATGTCTGCCTCTTTTACTTTAGAATTTGCGGAAGACACAGTTTCTGGCGTGCGGAAAGTGATTTCACGATGCCGGCGAAGGAATCCTTCCAGCCATTTTCGACCTATAATCGATAAGATGTTAACAATTTTTCAACTGATTTTTATTATAATGAATACAAACCTGGGACATTGTTCGTGAACGGATTGGGTCGAGAATTCGTTCCGAAGAATGTCTTCACTTTATGCAGAAGTAATTCCTTAACTACCGGAAATCCTTTCTTCTCCATCGTTTTCAAATATTGCACGAGTTTCTGTTCTTCGTCTCCTGTTAGAACAGTCGGTGGCCCTTTCCGGGCTTTTCTGGTCCACTTGCCACTAAGTCGGTAACGAACGGTAGACTGAGGGATGCCATAAGCTTTGCATGCTGCGTACAGTGACTTTTTCTTAGAGAGGACCAGCTCCATGCAGCGGGTGATAgctccttcatcgtgtttatgtgtttttttttcgctgcagaATCCATTCTGTAATGAGTTATGAAGCTAAAACGTTTTTTTGGTACAAGAATTCTAGAGTTTTTACCTATATGTGGACACCTTCGTCAACGCGTAGAGGCGGGTAAGCGAGTGGTATCTCTAAAATAACGGCCAATAGGATCGTCGCTGATCGTTTTGCGTTCTGAGTGTCACACGGCACAAAGCGGAGGACGAAACAAGAAAAAGATGCGACAATCGCACACACGGCGAGGCGCGAATGGACACACTGGTGAGCTGAGGTCCAATGCGCACTTTTGGCGGACCCAAGcaaattgttttaaattaatGAAACATCACGGAGTGCATTGActtatttttcactttgaaaCACTTCTTTAATCTTTTGTAACTGAGGATGTACACTCGAAAACGGTTGAAAACAGAATGAAAACTAACTTGCGCAAATGTGCCGTATTTATATCGGTTTAATAGCGTCGCAGAAAGTTCTCGGCTCTTTTTTCACCTTCTTCCATGCGGTTGAATGAACTTGGTGGAATAGACTGCTGAATGGCCTTTGTTCCAGTGCAAGTGTCAATGAAATGTCCTttaaaatgttgtttttattcGTAGCTTAGAAGTAGTGAATAGGAAGGGCATTGTCCTGCAGCGATGATGTAACGATAAAGCTCAAAACCTGTTCGTTGCGCAAACACTGTATATGCGCTGAATATTCAAAAATCTGAACTGTGAACGATTTGTTTTCGTTTGACACTTGTAAACATTCGAATGCCTCCACTATGGGAGCAACGGTGTTTCTGTGTACCAATAATGGCGCAGTTGAAAAAAACGGggttaaatcaaacaaaaacgaTTTAAGTGCTAATGAATCTTTAAATTGATGAGTTTTCTACACAATAAGTACTAAAAATTATATGAGACTTTGTTTTAACTTAATAAATATCCCTTAAATAAAATCGAATGCAGCTTAAGAAAACACTAAAAATCAAGCGGTATTCAGCTAGTgatttggaaaaacgttttttcCCTTTAGTGTTTCACTGTAAAAAGGGAATTTTTCCCTTAAACATTACATAAAACCCATACAAACATGTTGCATTATACTTTTTTTGCCAGTCTtactcaaaataaaagaaaaaactctCTATATCGCACTACCTCCACTATTGGTACTACCTCTACTAAGGGTACATTTACCCTACATGTTTTCCCATACAAAAGTATTAATTTTTTTGCGGAAAATAGGGATAACAGTCAAGTCGCTTCACGATGCTAagtcaaaagtgacaaaaactAGTATTGGACAGTTATGCAGTGCAGGTACCGGCAAAATAGGAGTGTCAAATAAATCATTCAAACATTTGATATTCAAAGGCAAGGAAAGGACGACTTTACTTATCTCCTTTCCTCACCACTACTTATAATCTATTAGAATAAAGCTTCACGTACTACAAATGACATCGATgcctttaaagctgatttagcaaattaattaattaattgacTATGTACAAATATGAAATATACCTGTTGAAGATTTTCTATGTGAACAGCTACTTCCTCGAACCATCGGCAATTCACTAATTCTGAAACGTGTAGAGTGGCACGACAATGAGGGCACTGATGACGTTGTTCGGTTAACCACCGTGAAATACACAAATAGCAACATAATTTCGAGCAATGTGGACAAAGATGTGCCTCTTGCAGTTTTTCCATGCATATAAAACACCGGAATACATCATTGATAATCTGGAAATGTGTATCTCAGCTTTCATAAGGTTAATATTTATGCTTGACTTACTTCCGGAAGTTGTTCGTTGTTAGTTTCAGCCGAAGCTTTGTTTGAAGCAATCGGTATAATGCGTTTCGCCATGAAAGATTCTGCAAGTTTTTTTCAACTAAGAGTATATTAAGGAACACAAAGCATAGTAAGCGCAAATCACacacaataataatattatctcTCTAAACGCATGTTCAGCGACGACGATATATCTTGAATACAGCAGTTgtaaaatacaacaaaaataaCAACACAAACAAAACACAACAGGGATGAGCGATACTTgtatcgataccaacggtatcgatacatGGAGCCGAAGTATCGAGTATTTCGGCATCGATACTCGATGCTAGCGATGAGTAGCGGTATCAgagataccaaatgtgcagatttgtctgcaaaacgcagatttttggagccCGTGTGCAGATTCCTAGTGaattgcagatatttgcagtttttccacgatttctgcagattttatcagagtctccttatatttgcgcagatttttttaaaatgtgtgcagatttttacagacttttgcccgcgtgagcgaaattttttcggatcacgggtagatttttttcagatttcgagcacatttttccggtttttcgagcagttgcagacatttttcaaaaacatctggcatctctgagcggtatcgatactttgccaacgatactttgaaacgatACCGATACCACCACTTCCCTGACACCGTAATCCATACCTACGATGCCTTCTATTGGGGATAGGCGATACCAGTATCGATACCAACGTTATCGATACTTCGGCCAAAAGTATCGAGggttttggcatcgatactttctataccgataccacgatacttggtatcgttttgtgcaaaagtattcgagtactcaggtatcaattagagatcctcagagggagagatacgcgatgaaaaaaaccgctgatttggcaactaggtttcactt from Wyeomyia smithii strain HCP4-BCI-WySm-NY-G18 chromosome 3, ASM2978416v1, whole genome shotgun sequence encodes the following:
- the LOC129727006 gene encoding uncharacterized protein LOC129727006, which codes for MELVLSKKKSLYAACKAYGIPQSTVRYRLSGKWTRKARKGPPTVLTGDEEQKLVQYLKTMEKKGFPVVKELLLHKVKTFFGTNSRPNPFTNNVPGRKWLEGFLRRHREITFRTPETVSSANSKVKEADIRGWFTNVASYLEEDNLMSAASDATRIYNGDETSFYLHPQTKAVLASRGNKNVYECEHADGHKNITVMFTFGAHGSVVPPVVVIPMQPLSVEVLQKFPGEWGISKSAKGWMDTANFMLYVRNVFYPHLQSKKVQFPVLYFVDGHSSHTTAEVADLCLDLGIVLIALYPNTTRITQPADVAIFKPLKSAWKTAVSEWRLENGGENILLKHFPDVLQKAMNKGIKTASVKNGFRVCGLFSFGPENVDYDKSTSENPNKPVAQETDKELSTFNSVEVNPELNEEKKGQDVIIEDSVIIPTSIIKTAIDCIGRERINSFSSGSVLSAGGEIIRQLYEMLLMPIDSQLLSSTTPEMTVSSDYISLQRIIQHLMRR